The following are encoded together in the Vigna unguiculata cultivar IT97K-499-35 chromosome 2, ASM411807v1, whole genome shotgun sequence genome:
- the LOC114173420 gene encoding putative disease resistance protein RGA3 isoform X1 — protein MAEALLEIVIQNLGSFVEDQLATYWGVDQQIQKLSSNLTAIRAVLRDAERKQITSHAIKDWLQKLTDAAYVLDDILDECSIHSTKVHSDDGQTSCLSRLHPKDIHFRFHIRKRMKDITERFHDIHTERLTFELRVDLTKKQAVDDDDWRETSSVITEPILYGRDEDRAKIVKFLLEDANSSDELTICAIVGMGGLGKTTLAKEVFHDDGISKHFDLKIWICVSDDFKVKEILQSIIECTLGPNHNLDNLEARRKKVEEALQSKRYLLVLDDVWNENREKWNELKGMLECARGAKGATVLVTTRLQEVVSVMGEHFSYPLKALSEDDSWSLFKQHAFGPNRQEREELRVIGEEIVRKCVGSPLAIKTLGSCLRDENEVRQWKNVKESEIWDIREESNSATGKENSIMRALKLSYSNLEPYMRRCFSLCAIYPKDSEIEKEEIIHLWMANGFIKCEGNVEVEDVGNKVWKKLYSRSFFQEAEYDKFGMITTFKMHDLFHDLAQSIMGEECVVIMKKWLTPSSRVHYLKLEDYDVSVDASSFKLAFKKPESLRTLFYFGRMGPMLSNHCCLRALSTEITMLSSLKSLAHLRYLSLSGFRGTPVSLNNSICELSKLQILKLTNWYRLYGLPKNLTQLQDLRHIVIDECPSIVEMSPNISKLRHLKTLSLFVVGSKPGYGLAELHSLKLGGTLRIKGLENVANEWDAKQANLIDKKDLNILYLSWDGNANSRGSTVSEEIVLEALEPPSTLKSFHIKGYEGRQLSSWMRSPATLRELVEVKLLECDNCEELPPLGKLPYLKRLEVRGMKNVKCIDGETYEGVEEKAFPSLEKLILKNLPNLERLLRDEGVELLPRLSQLTIDGVSNLKFPRLPFVEEVYYANRIDEVGFFMEGVVENTPCLKTLNIDSIKGVKTLPDQLGTLDALEDLVIGYWYDLEYFPEHVLEGLTSLRVLRINYCHKLKSLSEGVRHLACLQRLLISACPELVGLPNNMSQLTALQHVSISICSTLPDGLQRVPSLRSLNIWSCKCTSLPDWLGDMTSLQKLDIWDCKELRTLPSSIQRLTNLSSLSIRNCSHLEKRCKRETGEDWQYINHIPNIKLRAR, from the coding sequence ATGGCGGAGGCTTTACTGGAAATCGTGATTCAAAATTTGGGATCTTTCGTTGAAGACCAACTTGCAACTTATTGGGGTGTTGATCAACAGATTCAAAAGCTTTCCAGCAATCTCACCGCAATCCGTGCTGTCCTCAGAGATGCTGAGAGAAAGCAAATAACAAGTCATGCCATCAAGGATTGGCTGCAAAAACTCACAGATGCAGCATATGTGCTTGATGATATCTTGGATGAATGTTCAATTCACTCCACAAAGGTGCACTCTGATGATGGACAAACTTCATGCCTATCCCGTCTCCATCCTAAGGACATTCACTTCCGCTTTCATATTAGAAAGCGGATGAAAGACATCACAGAAAGATTTCATGACATTCATACAGAAAGGCTGACTTTTGAATTGCGTGTGGATCTCACAAAAAAGCAAGCAGTGGATGATGATGATTGGCGTGAAACTAGTTCTGTCATTACAGAACCCATATTATACGGCAGAGACGAAGATAGAGCGAAAATTGTGAAGTTTCTCCTGGAAGATGCAAATAGCAGTGACGAACTCACCATCTGTGCCATAGTTGGTATGGGGGGACTTGGCAAAACAACTCTTGCCAAGGAGGTCTTCCATGATGACGGGATAAGTAAACATTTTGACTTGAAAATCTGGATCTGTGTTTCGGATGATTTCAAGGTAAAGGAAATCCTGCAATCCATTATAGAATGTACCCTTGGTCCAAATCACAATCTCGATAATTTAGAAGCAAGGCGGAAAAAGGTTGAAGAAGCATTGCAGAGTAAGAGATATTTGCTTGTTCTGGATGATGTGTGGAACGAAAACAGAGAGAAGTGGAATGAGTTGAAGGGGATGTTGGAGTGTGCAAGGGGAGCAAAAGGAGCTACCGTTTTGGTCACCACTCGACTTCAGGAAGTTGTCTCTGTCATGGGAGAGCATTTTTCTTACCCTTTGAAAGCATTGTCGGAAGACGATAGTTGGTCATTGTTCAAACAGCATGCATTTGGACCAAACAGACAAGAAAGGGAGGAGCTTAGGGTAATCGGTGAAGAGATAGTTAGAAAATGCGTCGGTTCCCCACTTGCAATAAAAACACTGGGAAGCTGTTTGCGTGATGAAAATGAAGTAAGACAATGGAAGAATGTAAAGGAAAGTGAAATTTGGGACATACGGGAGGAAAGTAATTCTGCGACAGGTAAGGAAAATTCTATTATGCGTGCTTTGAAATTGAGTTATTCTAATTTGGAGCCATATATGAGGAGATGCTTTTCTTTATGTGCAATATACCCCAAAGATTCTGagatagaaaaggaagaaataattCATCTCTGGATGGCTAATGGATTTATTAAATGCGAAGGAAATGTAGAGGTGGAAGATGTTGGAAATAAAGTGTGGAAAAAATTATACAGTAGATCATTTTTTCAAGAAGCAGAGTATGATAAGTTTGGTATGATAACGACTTTCAAGATGCACGATCTATTTCATGATCTTGCCCAATCTATTATGGGTGAGGAATGTGTGgttattatgaaaaaatggTTGACTCCCTCAAGTAGAGTTCACTATTTAAAGTTGGAAGATTATGATGTGTCTGTTGATGCGAGTTCTTTCAAGCTTGCTTTCAAGAAGCCTGAATCTCTGcggactttattttattttggtcgTATGGGCCCAATGCTATCAAATCATTGTTGTCTCCGAGCATTGAGCACAGAGATTACTATGTTGTCCTCACTTAAGAGTTTAGCACATCTGAGATACTTGAGTTTGAGTGGATTTCGTGGTACGCCCGTAAGTTTAAATAACTCAATTTGTGAGTTGTCGAAATTACAAATATTGAAACTGACAAATTGGTACAGACTTTATGGGCTACCCAAAAACTTGACACAATTGCAGGATCTAAGACATATTGTAATTGATGAGTGTCCTTCAATAGTAGAGATGTCTCCGAATATTAGCAAGTTAAGGCATCTAAAAACACTGAGCCTTTTTGTAGTGGGCTCAAAGCCAGGATATGGGTTAGCAGAGTTGCATAGCTTAAAGCTGGGAGGCACGCTGAGAATCAAAGGCCTTGAAAATGTGGCCAATGAATGGGATGCTAAACAAGCAAACTTGATTGATAAGAAGGACTTAAATATCCTATACTTGTCATGGGATGGTAATGCTAATTCAAGAGGTAGTACTGTTAGTGAAGAAATAGTACTGGAAGCCCTGGAACCTCCCTCAACTCTGAAGAGTTTTCATATAAAAGGGTATGAGGGAAGACAGTTATCGAGTTGGATGAGAAGTCCAGCCACTCTAAGAGAGTTGGTGGAAGTTAAGCTCTTGGAGTGTGACAACTGTGAGGAGCTTCCTCCTCTTGGTAAACTACCATACTTGAAAAGGCTAGAGGTGCGTGGAATGAAAAATGTGAAGTGCATAGATGGTGAGACGTATGAGGGCGTGGAGGAGAAGGCATTTCCATCGTTGGAGAAATTGATTCTGAAGAATTTACCAAATTTGGAGAGGTTGTTGAGGGATGAAGGAGTAGAGTTGCTCCCTCGTCTTTCCCAGTTAACAATTGATGGCGTCTCCAACCTTAAATTTCCGCGTCTTCCTTTTGTTGAGGAAGTTTATTATGCTAACAGGATTGACGAAGTGGGTTTCTTCATGGAAGGAGTTGTGGAGAATACGCCTTGTCTAAAGACCCTGAATATTGACTCGATTAAAGGAGTAAAGACACTACCTGACCAACTCGGCACTTTGGATGCTTTAGAGGACCTTGTCATTGGTTATTGGTATGATTTGGAGTATTTTCCAGAACATGTGTTGGAAGGTCTAACTTCTCTTCGAGTCTTACGTATTAATTACTGTCATAAATTAAAATCCTTGTCTGAAGGTGTTCGACATTTGGCATGTCTTCAGCGTTTGTTAATCAGCGCTTGTCCAGAGCTGGTGGGTCTACCAAACAATATGAGCCAACTAACTGCCCTTCAGCACGTGTCAATCAGTATTTGCTCCACATTACCAGATGGCTTACAACGTGTCCCCTCCCTACGTTCTTTGAATATATGGAGTTGCAAGTGTACTTCATTGCCGGACTGGCTGGGAGACATGACTTCTCTTCAAAAATTAGACATTTGGGACTGTAAGGAGTTGAGGACACTGCCGAGTAGCATTCAACGCCTCACCAACTTGTCTTCTTTAAGTATACGCAACTGTTCTCATCTGGAGAAGCGGTGCAAGAGGGAAACAGGAGAGGATTGGCAATACATAAACCACAttccaaatataaaattgaG